From a single Calothrix sp. NIES-2098 genomic region:
- a CDS encoding GCN5-related N-acetyltransferase, which translates to MVTLETERLLLRMFREEDFDDYAAIFSDPEVTRYIGDGEPLSRVAAWRNLAVLVGHWQLRGYGMWAVEERHSGVLIGRIGFFYPEGWPGFEIGWALKPAYWGLGYATEGAKAALNYGFSELGQEQIVSLIYPDNIRSIQVAQRLGEKLKGKTTVFGREALIYGISREEWDFTQN; encoded by the coding sequence TCCGTGAAGAAGATTTTGATGATTATGCGGCGATATTCAGCGATCCAGAGGTAACGCGCTATATTGGCGATGGCGAACCCTTGTCACGCGTTGCAGCTTGGCGGAACTTGGCTGTATTAGTAGGACATTGGCAACTGCGAGGCTATGGAATGTGGGCGGTTGAAGAACGTCACAGTGGAGTTTTAATTGGTCGTATCGGGTTTTTTTACCCTGAAGGCTGGCCTGGATTTGAAATTGGATGGGCGCTAAAGCCTGCGTACTGGGGATTAGGTTACGCCACTGAAGGAGCAAAAGCAGCACTGAATTATGGTTTTAGCGAGTTAGGTCAAGAGCAGATCGTTAGCCTCATCTATCCAGATAACATCAGATCTATTCAAGTTGCTCAACGCTTAGGAGAGAAACTCAAAGGAAAGACTACAGTTTTTGGTAGAGAGGCTTTAATTTATGGCATCAGTCGAGAAGAGTGGGATTTTACCCAAAATTAA
- a CDS encoding putative methyltransferase: MSLTECSYVFANSQNLRELERLQTIEKVFDPASKRRILATGLTTGWRCLEVGAGAGSIMRWMAEIVGNSGSVVAVDLDTQFLRDPLPSNVEVLQKDIRHLTLENQSFDLIHARFVLVHIPDFRVALSQMLSLLKPGGWIVLEEPDFAAARAIVGNPEITPVCKSSQSSYLADVCKQRT, encoded by the coding sequence ATGAGTTTGACAGAATGTAGCTACGTTTTTGCTAATTCCCAAAATCTCAGAGAGCTGGAAAGACTTCAAACAATTGAAAAAGTATTCGACCCAGCAAGTAAACGCCGAATTTTAGCAACAGGTCTAACAACGGGTTGGCGATGTCTGGAAGTAGGCGCAGGGGCTGGCTCAATTATGCGATGGATGGCAGAAATAGTTGGCAATAGTGGTAGTGTTGTTGCTGTAGATCTAGATACTCAGTTTTTAAGAGATCCACTGCCATCTAATGTAGAAGTATTACAGAAAGACATTCGACATCTGACGCTGGAGAATCAATCTTTCGACTTGATTCATGCGCGTTTTGTTCTCGTCCATATACCCGACTTTCGTGTTGCTTTATCCCAAATGTTAAGCCTGCTAAAACCAGGTGGATGGATTGTATTAGAGGAGCCTGATTTTGCGGCTGCGAGGGCTATTGTGGGCAATCCAGAAATCACTCCAGTCTGTAAATCGAGTCAATCAAGCTATCTTGCAGATGTTTGCAAACAGAGGACTTGA
- a CDS encoding putative methyltransferase codes for MFANRGLDYALGVKLPAILQRLGLQNLSVENDTPLANGGFGIATVMRMSAIQLAENYIATGQATGDDIAQYCQFANDPSTWAIYHATVGVIAQKGAME; via the coding sequence ATGTTTGCAAACAGAGGACTTGATTATGCTCTGGGTGTGAAGTTACCTGCTATCTTGCAAAGGCTAGGATTACAAAATTTATCTGTAGAGAATGATACACCCCTAGCTAATGGCGGTTTTGGCATTGCAACTGTGATGAGAATGTCTGCTATCCAACTTGCAGAGAATTACATTGCAACCGGTCAAGCAACTGGTGATGACATTGCGCAATATTGCCAATTTGCTAACGATCCAAGTACTTGGGCTATCTATCACGCCACTGTGGGAGTTATAGCTCAAAAAGGAGCAATGGAATAA
- a CDS encoding multi-sensor signal transduction histidine kinase has product MGTVVASFKFFQQILDFIYIYFRLFLELCKRLQPRAKNLYYSPDPHTFMVDTWTLLIVDDCAADRKIYRRYLLQDPYQSYEILEADCAESGLALCKKMHCDVVLLDYCLPDMSGLELFDKLKQERLDKPLTAIVLTGRGDEEVAVQAMKRGAQDYIVKQYLKPDVLQLAVRNAIKQSYLQAQLYKNRERQRLIATTALRIRQSLDLEQILNTVVVEVQQLLKCDRVLVYQFASDRGFKTVASSVDSWETVVPHHHIQDICHEVGGENHHWGCKLPIPQVSEADLSLSHSYLNLLEQFQTQENLVVPIHLSNNGKPEDRVWGLLIAHHSSGKREWQADEVEILNELSVQLAIAIQQAELLAQTQAALVKEKQLNAFKSQIVATVSHEYRTPLTSILVAASTLIKHGKQLAESKQQRLLGIIEQKARSMSKLVDDMLVVNQFELDKTRFKPIPIDLLQFFSNLMEQARETLTDRHELIFNSSGNNHDFWGDRGLLQQIFVNLMSNAIKYSPQGGCVEFYLIGRESEVMFYVKDEGIGIPITDRENLFQSFSRGSNVGTIPGTGLGLAIAKSCVELHGGNITLSSQIGQGTKVTVSLPKQPPFNRYQQLSHSEL; this is encoded by the coding sequence ATGGGCACAGTAGTCGCTAGCTTTAAGTTTTTTCAACAAATTTTAGATTTTATTTATATTTATTTTAGATTATTTTTAGAATTATGCAAGAGATTGCAACCTAGAGCCAAAAATCTTTATTATTCTCCCGATCCTCATACTTTTATGGTGGACACATGGACGCTACTGATCGTGGATGATTGTGCAGCGGATCGAAAAATTTATCGTCGGTATCTTTTGCAAGATCCCTACCAGTCCTACGAAATTTTAGAGGCAGACTGTGCTGAGAGTGGGCTGGCTTTATGTAAAAAAATGCATTGCGATGTTGTCCTGCTCGATTACTGCCTACCTGATATGAGTGGGCTGGAATTATTTGATAAGTTGAAGCAAGAAAGATTAGACAAACCATTAACCGCGATCGTGCTGACAGGGCGGGGTGATGAAGAGGTTGCCGTGCAAGCCATGAAACGAGGTGCCCAAGATTACATAGTCAAGCAATATCTGAAACCAGATGTACTGCAACTAGCTGTCCGCAATGCGATCAAACAATCATATTTACAAGCCCAGCTGTATAAAAATCGAGAACGACAGCGCTTAATTGCGACGACAGCACTGCGAATTCGTCAATCGCTCGATTTGGAGCAAATTTTGAATACAGTGGTGGTGGAGGTACAGCAACTTCTCAAGTGCGATCGCGTTTTGGTTTATCAGTTTGCCTCAGATCGTGGCTTTAAGACGGTAGCCTCCTCCGTTGATTCATGGGAGACTGTAGTACCACACCATCATATCCAAGATATTTGTCATGAAGTAGGCGGCGAAAACCATCATTGGGGATGCAAATTACCCATTCCTCAAGTCTCAGAAGCTGACTTGAGTCTAAGCCATAGTTACCTTAATCTATTAGAACAATTTCAGACACAGGAAAATTTAGTAGTTCCCATTCATTTGAGTAATAACGGCAAACCAGAAGATCGAGTTTGGGGCTTGTTGATTGCTCACCACAGTTCCGGAAAACGAGAATGGCAAGCGGATGAAGTTGAAATACTCAATGAATTATCAGTACAATTAGCGATCGCGATCCAACAGGCGGAATTGCTGGCTCAAACTCAAGCGGCGCTTGTCAAAGAAAAACAACTCAATGCATTTAAATCGCAAATTGTCGCCACAGTTTCCCATGAATATCGCACGCCCTTAACTTCCATTTTGGTTGCTGCATCAACCCTCATCAAACATGGCAAACAATTGGCTGAGTCTAAACAACAGAGGTTATTGGGAATTATTGAGCAGAAAGCTAGATCGATGTCCAAACTTGTGGATGATATGCTCGTGGTTAACCAATTTGAACTCGACAAAACCAGGTTTAAACCCATTCCCATCGATCTGCTGCAATTTTTTTCTAATCTCATGGAACAAGCACGAGAGACATTGACCGATCGCCATGAGTTAATTTTTAACAGTAGTGGAAATAACCACGACTTCTGGGGCGATCGCGGTTTGTTGCAGCAAATATTTGTGAATTTAATGTCTAATGCTATCAAGTATTCTCCGCAAGGAGGTTGCGTAGAATTTTACCTGATTGGCAGAGAATCAGAGGTAATGTTTTACGTCAAAGATGAAGGTATTGGCATACCAATAACAGATCGCGAAAACTTATTTCAATCGTTTAGTCGCGGAAGTAACGTAGGTACAATTCCAGGGACAGGTTTAGGATTAGCGATCGCTAAATCTTGTGTCGAGTTACATGGAGGCAATATTACTTTGTCTAGCCAAATCGGGCAAGGAACTAAAGTTACAGTCAGCTTACCGAAGCAACCTCCTTTTAATCGTTATCAACAACTCTCGCACTCAGAACTTTAG
- a CDS encoding response regulator receiver protein, with amino-acid sequence MTTKLHEPLLVVEDSNEDFRMLQRLMRRMAVQNPIYRCTNGDEVLDLLYKNSSNENSSAALRPSVILLDLNLPGIDGRDILERLKQDTTFKEIPIVVFTTSSNPRDIELCYQKGANGYLVKPMDAQGLQKTIQAFVDYWLETNTPPVQR; translated from the coding sequence ATGACAACGAAACTTCATGAACCTCTACTAGTTGTTGAGGACAGCAATGAAGATTTTAGGATGCTGCAACGCCTGATGCGACGCATGGCTGTCCAGAACCCCATATATCGCTGTACAAATGGGGATGAGGTTTTAGACTTGCTTTACAAAAATAGCAGCAATGAAAATTCTAGTGCAGCGCTCAGACCCTCTGTAATCCTACTCGACCTAAATTTACCAGGAATTGACGGTCGTGATATCCTAGAGCGTCTCAAGCAAGATACGACTTTTAAAGAAATCCCTATTGTTGTTTTCACCACATCATCCAACCCTAGGGATATTGAATTGTGTTACCAAAAAGGTGCAAATGGCTATCTCGTCAAGCCTATGGATGCGCAAGGATTACAAAAGACAATTCAGGCATTTGTAGACTATTGGCTGGAAACTAATACTCCGCCAGTTCAACGTTAG
- a CDS encoding multi-sensor signal transduction histidine kinase codes for MSESEENTFQTAYLTHHDRKPIHIPGSIQPHGVLLALSPQLDIVQVSNNTIDYLGKTTQELLNQSLYILLDEQQVATIRQCWAKKPGIIAYLKVSIITNIGERSFDCIAHRTEDVLIVELEPIDSKSEVSFLSFHALVNEAIAQMQKTSNLTEFLHLAATEIREITDFDRVMVYQFDESQAGSVIAEAKREDLPTYLGLHYPATDIPESARDLYRRCWLRFAPNLTAQPVKLVPIENAIAHQPLDLSLAVLRSVDSCCVEYHQNMGVASFLVISLIQEQQLWGLISCHHHTAKYLSYEIRQICEFVGRIVSSELRHKVNQLEFDYKVKLKSLQSEFIESISQADNFIDALIKPELRLLDVVSASGAAVCLDNEITLVGGTPEIEQVRTLIEWADTQVKDNLFSTDSLPQLYPDSIAFKDTATGLLLLRISQVRRYYILWFRPEVLRTVNWAGNPNEAIVQVEEADGKVSWSPRKSFAKWQETVQLTSQLWKQYELDSAIAIRNAIVGIVLSKADELAKINLELERSNRELASFAYAASHDLKEPLRGIYNYSTILLEDYAHILDDEGIEYLETVVTLSVRMETLINALLRLAQLGKAKLRKQATDFNELLNQLIDVFRASRQDSALVDIRIPRPLPTIQCDAVLVNEVFSNLISNALKYNDKAEQWVEVGYLKLNEQPVFYVRDNGIGIPEHHRETIFRLFKRLHTQEKYGGGVGAGLAIVKKIVELHNGQIWVESTLGVGSTFYFSLE; via the coding sequence ATGAGCGAGTCAGAAGAAAATACTTTCCAAACTGCTTATTTGACTCACCACGATCGCAAACCAATTCATATCCCTGGCTCAATCCAACCTCATGGTGTATTGCTGGCTCTGAGTCCTCAGCTAGATATAGTGCAAGTTAGCAATAACACCATTGATTACTTGGGCAAAACTACTCAAGAATTACTTAATCAATCCCTCTACATCTTGCTAGACGAGCAACAAGTCGCAACCATCAGACAATGCTGGGCAAAAAAACCTGGAATTATCGCTTATTTAAAAGTATCAATAATAACTAATATTGGAGAACGATCCTTCGACTGTATTGCCCATCGTACAGAAGATGTTCTCATTGTGGAATTAGAACCGATCGACTCTAAATCTGAGGTGAGTTTTTTAAGTTTCCATGCTTTGGTCAATGAAGCGATCGCTCAAATGCAAAAAACATCTAACCTGACAGAATTTTTGCATCTAGCGGCAACGGAAATCCGAGAAATTACAGATTTCGATCGGGTGATGGTCTATCAATTTGATGAGTCTCAAGCAGGTTCCGTCATTGCTGAAGCCAAACGAGAAGATTTACCAACGTATTTAGGTTTACATTATCCGGCTACAGATATTCCTGAGTCAGCTAGGGATTTATACAGGCGTTGTTGGCTAAGATTTGCCCCTAATTTAACTGCTCAACCAGTTAAGCTAGTTCCGATTGAAAACGCGATCGCACATCAACCTCTCGATTTAAGTCTAGCTGTACTCAGGAGTGTTGATTCATGCTGCGTTGAATATCACCAAAATATGGGTGTGGCGTCATTTTTGGTCATCTCGCTGATTCAAGAACAGCAGCTTTGGGGTTTAATTTCTTGCCATCATCACACAGCTAAGTATCTTTCCTATGAAATCCGTCAAATCTGCGAGTTTGTGGGACGGATTGTATCTTCAGAGTTAAGGCATAAAGTTAATCAATTGGAATTTGACTATAAAGTCAAACTAAAATCTCTACAGTCTGAATTTATTGAGTCGATTTCCCAAGCAGATAATTTTATTGATGCTCTCATTAAACCAGAACTCCGTTTATTAGATGTTGTTAGTGCCTCTGGAGCAGCAGTTTGTTTAGATAATGAAATCACGCTCGTTGGTGGAACACCTGAGATTGAGCAAGTTCGGACTCTCATTGAATGGGCAGATACTCAAGTAAAAGATAATCTGTTTTCTACCGATTCTCTACCGCAGCTTTATCCTGATAGCATTGCTTTTAAAGATACTGCCACTGGCTTATTACTACTGCGTATTTCCCAAGTCCGACGCTATTACATTCTCTGGTTTCGTCCCGAAGTTCTGCGAACGGTAAATTGGGCAGGTAATCCGAATGAAGCTATTGTTCAAGTTGAGGAAGCAGATGGCAAAGTTAGCTGGAGTCCGCGAAAATCCTTTGCTAAATGGCAAGAAACAGTGCAATTAACTTCCCAACTTTGGAAACAATACGAACTAGATAGTGCGATCGCGATCAGAAATGCGATTGTTGGTATTGTCCTTTCTAAAGCAGATGAGTTAGCCAAAATTAACCTAGAGTTAGAACGCAGCAACCGCGAACTAGCCTCTTTTGCCTATGCAGCTTCCCACGATCTCAAAGAACCTTTGCGGGGTATCTATAATTACTCAACAATTCTTTTAGAAGATTACGCCCACATTCTTGATGATGAAGGAATTGAGTACTTAGAGACAGTAGTAACTTTATCAGTACGCATGGAAACTCTGATTAATGCACTACTGCGACTCGCCCAGTTAGGAAAAGCAAAACTGCGCAAGCAAGCTACCGATTTTAACGAATTGCTCAACCAATTAATTGATGTCTTTCGTGCTAGTCGTCAAGACTCTGCACTTGTAGATATTCGCATTCCTCGACCTTTGCCAACAATTCAATGTGATGCAGTTCTCGTTAACGAAGTCTTTAGTAATTTAATTAGTAATGCGCTGAAATACAACGATAAAGCAGAGCAATGGGTTGAGGTTGGCTATTTAAAGCTTAACGAGCAGCCTGTATTCTATGTGCGCGATAACGGTATTGGGATTCCAGAACATCACCGCGAAACTATCTTTCGACTGTTTAAGCGACTTCATACCCAGGAAAAGTACGGCGGGGGAGTAGGTGCAGGGCTAGCTATTGTGAAAAAGATTGTGGAACTTCATAACGGTCAGATATGGGTCGAATCCACCCTAGGCGTTGGCTCGACGTTCTATTTTTCCCTGGAATAG
- a CDS encoding acetamidase/formamidase, which produces MTHHILKATKETVHLGGFSHLLSPVLTVDSGDTVEVETYSGYYVYDKAPPEFVNEEFLDICQNLSSEQKIAGGPHLLTGPIYVRDAEPGDVLEVQLDAIAPSLPVGFNAIRKGWGALPQRFHQPALRFIPLDLENNIAEFPQGSGIKIPLKPFFGILGVATPEISRTSIPPGSYGGNIDNRELQAGSRLFLPIFVAGGLFSIGDGHAAQGDGEVNVTAIETSMNGTIKLTVRKDLHLTTPIAETPTDIITMGFGQTLDEALEKALQNTIEFLERFTYLSSEDAYVLCSLAINFRITQVVNSPQKGVHGMLPKSILSGAISL; this is translated from the coding sequence ATGACTCATCACATTTTAAAAGCAACCAAAGAAACAGTTCATCTCGGTGGTTTTTCGCATCTGCTATCACCTGTGCTAACTGTTGATTCTGGTGACACGGTGGAGGTGGAAACTTACAGTGGTTATTATGTGTACGATAAAGCACCACCTGAGTTTGTTAACGAGGAATTTCTTGATATCTGCCAAAATTTATCTTCAGAACAGAAAATTGCTGGGGGGCCGCATTTACTAACAGGGCCAATTTATGTGCGGGATGCCGAACCAGGTGATGTTTTAGAAGTACAATTAGATGCGATCGCACCAAGTTTACCTGTAGGTTTTAATGCCATTCGCAAAGGTTGGGGAGCTTTACCACAAAGATTTCATCAACCCGCTTTAAGATTTATTCCCCTCGATTTAGAAAACAATATTGCAGAATTTCCTCAAGGTAGTGGCATCAAAATTCCTCTCAAACCATTTTTTGGTATCCTTGGTGTTGCGACTCCAGAAATATCTCGAACTTCTATTCCTCCTGGTAGTTACGGGGGTAATATTGATAACCGAGAATTACAAGCAGGTTCTCGCTTATTTTTGCCGATTTTTGTTGCAGGTGGATTATTTTCTATTGGTGATGGTCACGCAGCACAAGGAGATGGTGAAGTGAATGTCACTGCGATTGAAACTTCTATGAACGGTACAATTAAACTGACAGTTCGTAAAGATTTACATTTAACGACACCAATTGCAGAAACTCCTACTGATATCATCACAATGGGCTTTGGTCAAACCTTAGATGAAGCCTTAGAAAAAGCTTTGCAAAATACGATCGAGTTCTTAGAACGCTTCACTTATTTATCATCTGAAGATGCATACGTGCTGTGTAGTTTAGCAATCAATTTTCGGATTACTCAAGTTGTGAACAGTCCGCAAAAAGGAGTTCATGGTATGCTGCCTAAATCAATTTTATCTGGGGCAATTAGTTTGTAA
- a CDS encoding NADPH-dependent FMN reductase, with protein MTNTPKILAFAGSTRVDSYNKKLAKIAAAGAKAAGAEVTYLDLRDLPMPLFDEDLEKQEGQPENAHKFKELLIGHQGLLIASPEYNSSISAVLKNAIDWASRPAPNEPPLAAFAGKVAALMSASPGALGGLRGLVHLRSILGNIRVLVLPDQIAVPKAYEAFNPDDSLKDEKQQQSIAKLGESLATIVAKLN; from the coding sequence ATGACAAATACACCAAAGATTCTGGCCTTTGCTGGTAGCACCCGCGTAGATTCTTACAATAAAAAATTGGCTAAAATCGCAGCGGCTGGTGCTAAAGCCGCAGGTGCGGAAGTTACTTATTTAGATCTGCGCGATTTACCCATGCCTCTTTTTGATGAGGATCTGGAAAAACAAGAAGGACAACCGGAAAACGCGCATAAATTTAAAGAATTGTTAATTGGGCATCAAGGATTGCTGATTGCTTCGCCAGAATATAACAGTTCAATTTCCGCAGTTTTAAAGAATGCGATCGATTGGGCATCTCGTCCCGCACCAAACGAACCTCCGCTAGCGGCTTTTGCAGGTAAGGTGGCTGCGCTGATGAGTGCTTCCCCAGGCGCATTAGGTGGTTTGCGGGGCTTGGTTCATCTGCGCAGTATTTTAGGCAACATCAGAGTTTTGGTGCTTCCCGATCAAATAGCTGTACCCAAAGCATATGAAGCATTCAATCCCGACGATTCATTAAAAGATGAAAAGCAACAGCAATCTATTGCAAAGCTGGGTGAAAGTTTAGCCACAATTGTCGCAAAGCTCAACTAA